In Nocardia asteroides, a single genomic region encodes these proteins:
- a CDS encoding SDR family oxidoreductase produces MTTDLSGRSALVTGASRGIGHAVAAELLRRGANVLITARKPEPLAEAAAQLRALGHSGAVATHAGNSGDAAARAEAVRRTVEEFGSLDILINNTGINPVYGPLVDADLDGVRKIFDVNVVAALGYVQEAYRAWMGEHGGAVVNVASVAGLRSTGVIAAYGASKAALIHLTGELAWQLGPGIRVNAVAPGVVKTRFADALYSADESAVAEGYPLKRLGVPEDVAGLIGFLVSDAAGWITGETVRVDGGLLATGGL; encoded by the coding sequence ATGACTACCGATCTGTCGGGCCGGAGTGCGCTGGTCACCGGAGCCAGCCGGGGCATCGGCCACGCCGTCGCCGCCGAACTGCTGCGCCGCGGGGCGAACGTACTGATCACCGCGCGCAAGCCGGAACCGCTCGCCGAGGCCGCCGCACAACTGCGTGCGCTCGGGCATTCCGGAGCCGTCGCCACGCACGCCGGGAACTCCGGGGACGCGGCGGCGCGGGCCGAGGCCGTGCGGCGCACGGTCGAGGAATTCGGCTCGCTCGACATCCTGATCAACAACACCGGGATCAACCCGGTCTACGGGCCGCTGGTCGACGCCGATCTGGACGGAGTGCGCAAGATCTTCGACGTCAACGTGGTCGCGGCGCTCGGGTACGTGCAGGAGGCGTACCGGGCGTGGATGGGCGAGCACGGCGGGGCCGTCGTCAACGTGGCGAGTGTGGCCGGGCTGCGGTCGACCGGGGTCATCGCCGCGTACGGGGCCTCCAAGGCGGCGCTCATCCATCTCACCGGGGAGCTCGCCTGGCAGTTGGGGCCGGGGATTCGGGTCAACGCCGTCGCGCCGGGGGTGGTGAAGACGCGGTTCGCCGATGCGCTGTACAGCGCGGACGAGTCGGCGGTTGCCGAGGGGTATCCGCTGAAGCGGCTCGGGGTGCCCGAGGATGTTGCCGGGCTCATCGGGTTTCTGGTGTCCGATGCGGCGGGGTGGATCACCGGGGAGACGGTGCGGGTCGACGGTGGGTTGCTCGCCACCGGGGGGCTCTAA
- a CDS encoding MMPL family transporter, which produces MSRAAYRPAAAIRRDRPGATGITFALSNVAAGIVTIAACRAGATAFRGDRAGRRRNGDDRRTRGGSVFELTRARSRVILIVFAALALGLGAFGSGLFDKVQGGGYSDPGSESARAATVLRDTFGEAAPNLVLLVETGSTVDDAAASTAATTLARDLAAEPGIARVSSYWTEGQPAALRSADGSKGLIVASVLGTEAEVDARIGDLAERFGGAHGPLEVRVGGYAMLLRETVQQTEKDVVLGESIAFPITLIALLFVFGGLVAAALPLVVAAVTVLLTVGALTVVASLTDLAATASNVATLLGLGLAIDYSLLLISRFRDELDGGAEPKAALAATMRSAGRTVAFSAVTVAIALAGLLFFPLVAVRSMGYAGLLVAALAALVSLTVLPALLLLLGHRIDSGRLRPRRKATGTAADGFWHRLATLVMRRPLPIGLAVAALLLLLGSPFLHVELGFPDERALPTDMASRQIAETLAAEFSITEQNGLFAVLPDSADGVAGYATALSELPDVRRVDTVTGSYAGGMQFAAPGALHSGFGADNAAYLNIVPATDDPAALDRLVGEVRDVRAPSPVLIGGIAATNDDALAAITAALPLALGFVVLLMLVALFLLTGSVVLPVLALILSALSLTATFGALVWIFQDGHLSGLLNFTVTGDMPPTVPVMLFGIAFGLAMDYQVFLLSRIGEEYRRTGDSEAAVALGLERIGRIVTAAAVLISLVLLGFLASDITFIKAFGIGLPLAVLVDATLVRGFLLPAGMKLLGDRVWYAPGFLRKVHARFGLDESPPAAAPAGAAPARWLIDEKPSFSTAEPVAAGVSGKASAFRSGKREGSAVDRNGSSSSRSVPSAAARSVGSSATVAEPGVRREASTAAESAARPVVEAASPAVVARDVVADAQPVADVDPALREVSGPVAETADKVSPPVADVDPAPHEVSGPVTEAGDKDSPPGADVDPAPQELPGAAAGAADEVSPLDADVDPVPHEVAGPVTEVEDDVSPQVAGVDPALRELPGAAAGAADEVSPLVAEGESARPEAADVLPAAVDTAAAAETVPAAKTTARKRAPRKAVAAEPVAAETVSDTPAKKAPTKRTPRKAATPATAEASAEQTEAATPAKRTTARKSPAAKAAPAVSGDEAAPAKKVAARKSAARKTSAPQAAVPLEGAAPATQASTAIDEAAPAKKTAPRKTAARKTAAPAAGAPAEEAVPAEKAPARKRTAARKAPAPALDAPPTLPAPADPPAADSVPTVRHAPDPAPADPAPADPAPADPTVADPTVADPTVADPTVADPTVADPTVADPTVADPTVAEPAAPTRATTEPPAAEGTPAPAKRTAASATAATGTAAERAPARRATRKAAPPDTAASAEQDAQDQEAVPGATSSAVETPTETTPSAEKTAARKVPAKRTTAPPAVDGVPTSPAKRTAARKTASSAVDGVPTPPAKRTTGRKTASPAVDGVPTSPAKRTTARKTAATATNGASNPPAKRATARKTATPEPPAQRAPRKTTPANNPPEETP; this is translated from the coding sequence GTGTCGCGGGCAGCGTATCGCCCGGCGGCGGCGATCCGGCGCGACCGTCCCGGTGCGACCGGAATCACCTTCGCGCTCAGCAACGTTGCGGCGGGCATTGTTACTATCGCCGCGTGCCGGGCCGGTGCCACCGCGTTTCGCGGTGATCGCGCAGGTCGGCGGCGCAACGGCGACGATCGCAGGACGAGGGGAGGCTCGGTGTTCGAACTGACCAGGGCCCGCAGCAGGGTGATTCTCATCGTGTTCGCGGCGCTCGCACTGGGGCTCGGCGCGTTCGGTTCCGGCCTGTTCGACAAGGTGCAGGGCGGCGGCTACAGCGACCCGGGCAGCGAGTCGGCCCGTGCCGCAACGGTTCTGCGCGACACCTTCGGCGAGGCGGCGCCCAACCTGGTGCTGCTCGTCGAGACCGGCTCCACGGTCGACGACGCCGCCGCGAGCACCGCCGCCACCACGCTCGCCCGCGACCTCGCCGCCGAACCCGGCATCGCCCGGGTCAGCTCCTACTGGACCGAAGGCCAACCGGCAGCACTGCGCAGCGCCGACGGCAGCAAGGGGCTGATCGTCGCCAGCGTGCTCGGCACCGAAGCCGAGGTGGACGCGCGGATCGGCGACCTCGCCGAGCGCTTCGGCGGCGCGCACGGCCCGCTCGAGGTCCGGGTCGGCGGCTACGCCATGCTGCTGCGCGAGACCGTGCAGCAGACCGAGAAGGACGTCGTGCTCGGCGAATCCATCGCCTTCCCGATCACGCTGATCGCGCTGCTCTTCGTCTTCGGCGGGCTGGTCGCCGCCGCGCTGCCGCTGGTGGTCGCCGCCGTCACCGTGCTGCTGACGGTCGGCGCGCTCACCGTCGTCGCGAGCCTCACCGATCTCGCCGCCACCGCGAGCAATGTCGCCACCCTGCTCGGCCTCGGCCTCGCGATCGATTACAGCCTGCTGCTGATCAGCCGGTTCCGCGACGAACTCGACGGCGGCGCCGAGCCGAAGGCCGCGCTCGCCGCGACCATGCGCTCGGCCGGCCGGACCGTCGCCTTCTCCGCCGTCACCGTCGCCATCGCGCTCGCCGGACTGCTGTTCTTCCCGCTGGTAGCCGTGCGCTCGATGGGGTACGCCGGGCTGCTGGTCGCCGCGCTGGCCGCGCTGGTCTCGCTGACCGTGCTGCCCGCGCTCCTGCTGCTGCTCGGGCACCGGATCGACAGCGGGCGGCTGCGCCCGCGCCGCAAGGCCACCGGCACCGCCGCCGACGGCTTCTGGCACCGCCTCGCCACCCTGGTCATGCGCCGCCCGCTGCCCATCGGGCTCGCCGTCGCCGCCCTGCTGCTGCTCCTCGGCTCGCCGTTCCTGCACGTCGAGCTGGGCTTCCCGGACGAGCGGGCGCTGCCGACCGACATGGCGTCGCGCCAGATCGCCGAGACGCTCGCCGCGGAATTCAGCATCACCGAGCAGAACGGCCTCTTCGCGGTGCTGCCGGACTCCGCCGACGGCGTCGCCGGCTACGCCACCGCGCTCTCCGAACTGCCCGACGTGCGCCGGGTGGACACCGTCACCGGCAGCTACGCCGGCGGCATGCAGTTCGCGGCGCCCGGCGCGCTGCACTCCGGCTTCGGCGCCGACAACGCCGCCTATCTGAACATCGTCCCCGCCACCGACGACCCCGCCGCGCTCGACCGCCTGGTCGGCGAGGTCCGCGACGTGCGTGCCCCCTCGCCGGTGCTGATCGGCGGCATCGCCGCGACCAACGACGACGCGCTCGCCGCGATCACCGCCGCGCTGCCGTTGGCGCTCGGCTTCGTCGTGCTGCTCATGCTCGTCGCGCTCTTCCTGCTCACCGGCAGCGTCGTGCTCCCGGTCCTCGCGCTGATCCTGAGCGCGCTCAGCCTCACCGCTACCTTCGGCGCCCTGGTCTGGATCTTCCAGGACGGGCACCTCTCCGGCCTGCTGAACTTCACCGTCACCGGTGACATGCCGCCCACCGTCCCGGTCATGCTCTTCGGCATCGCCTTCGGCCTCGCCATGGACTACCAGGTGTTCCTGCTCAGCCGGATCGGCGAGGAGTACCGGCGCACCGGCGACAGCGAGGCCGCGGTGGCGCTCGGGCTGGAGCGGATCGGGCGCATCGTCACCGCCGCCGCCGTGCTCATCTCGCTGGTGCTGCTCGGCTTCCTCGCCTCCGACATCACCTTCATCAAGGCGTTCGGCATCGGGTTGCCGCTCGCCGTGCTGGTCGACGCCACCCTGGTGCGCGGGTTCCTGCTGCCCGCCGGGATGAAGTTGCTCGGGGATCGCGTGTGGTACGCGCCTGGGTTCCTGCGGAAGGTGCATGCGCGGTTCGGGTTGGACGAGAGTCCGCCCGCGGCCGCTCCTGCCGGTGCCGCGCCCGCGCGGTGGTTGATCGATGAGAAGCCGAGTTTTTCCACGGCGGAGCCGGTTGCTGCCGGAGTTTCGGGGAAGGCGTCGGCGTTCCGGTCCGGGAAGCGGGAGGGCTCCGCCGTCGACCGGAACGGTTCGTCGTCCTCGCGGTCGGTGCCGTCGGCTGCCGCTCGTAGCGTTGGCTCGTCCGCAACGGTTGCCGAGCCCGGCGTACGGCGCGAAGCCAGCACCGCGGCGGAGTCTGCCGCTCGCCCCGTGGTCGAAGCGGCATCGCCCGCCGTCGTCGCCCGGGACGTCGTCGCCGACGCCCAGCCGGTTGCCGACGTCGATCCGGCGTTGCGCGAGGTGTCCGGTCCAGTTGCCGAAACCGCGGACAAGGTCTCGCCGCCGGTCGCCGACGTGGATCCCGCGCCGCACGAGGTGTCCGGTCCAGTCACCGAAGCCGGGGACAAGGATTCGCCGCCGGGCGCCGATGTCGATCCCGCGCCGCAAGAGCTGCCCGGCGCCGCCGCCGGTGCCGCTGACGAGGTCTCGCCGCTGGATGCCGACGTTGATCCGGTGCCGCACGAGGTGGCCGGTCCAGTCACCGAAGTCGAGGACGACGTCTCGCCGCAGGTCGCCGGCGTCGATCCCGCGCTGCGGGAGCTGCCCGGCGCCGCCGCGGGTGCTGCCGACGAGGTCTCGCCGCTGGTTGCCGAGGGCGAGTCGGCTCGCCCGGAAGCTGCCGACGTCCTGCCTGCGGCCGTCGATACGGCGGCGGCCGCGGAGACCGTGCCTGCCGCGAAGACGACAGCCCGGAAGCGCGCACCACGCAAGGCCGTAGCGGCAGAACCCGTTGCTGCCGAAACGGTTTCGGATACTCCCGCGAAGAAGGCGCCCACCAAGCGCACCCCGCGCAAAGCCGCTACTCCGGCAACCGCCGAGGCTTCGGCGGAGCAGACCGAAGCGGCTACGCCTGCCAAGCGCACGACCGCGCGGAAATCGCCCGCCGCGAAGGCGGCCCCGGCTGTCAGTGGCGACGAAGCGGCGCCCGCGAAGAAGGTCGCCGCTCGAAAGTCCGCCGCACGGAAGACGTCGGCTCCGCAAGCTGCGGTACCGCTCGAGGGGGCTGCTCCCGCCACGCAGGCATCCACGGCGATCGATGAAGCCGCGCCGGCGAAGAAGACCGCTCCGCGCAAGACAGCGGCGCGCAAGACTGCAGCACCGGCGGCCGGGGCTCCGGCCGAGGAAGCGGTCCCCGCCGAGAAGGCGCCGGCCCGGAAGCGGACCGCCGCGCGCAAGGCGCCGGCACCGGCCCTCGATGCGCCGCCCACGCTCCCGGCTCCCGCAGATCCGCCCGCTGCGGACTCGGTGCCGACAGTCCGGCACGCTCCGGACCCTGCACCCGCCGACCCTGCACCCGCCGACCCTGCCCCTGCGGACCCGACGGTTGCGGACCCGACGGTTGCGGACCCGACGGTTGCGGACCCGACGGTTGCGGACCCGACGGTTGCGGACCCGACGGTTGCGGACCCGACGGTTGCGGACCCGACGGTTGCGGAACCCGCCGCGCCGACGAGGGCCACCACCGAGCCTCCAGCGGCCGAGGGGACGCCCGCTCCGGCGAAGCGAACTGCCGCGAGCGCGACGGCAGCGACCGGCACGGCGGCCGAGAGGGCGCCGGCCAGGCGGGCGACCCGGAAGGCCGCCCCTCCGGACACTGCCGCGTCTGCTGAGCAGGATGCGCAGGATCAGGAAGCGGTTCCCGGCGCGACATCGTCCGCAGTCGAAACCCCGACGGAGACAACGCCTTCTGCGGAAAAGACTGCCGCCCGCAAGGTCCCGGCCAAGCGGACGACCGCGCCCCCTGCGGTCGATGGCGTGCCGACTTCGCCCGCCAAGCGGACGGCCGCGCGGAAAACCGCGTCCTCCGCGGTCGACGGCGTGCCGACCCCGCCCGCCAAGCGGACTACCGGGCGGAAAACTGCGTCCCCTGCGGTCGACGGCGTGCCGACCTCGCCCGCCAAGCGGACCACCGCACGGAAGACAGCGGCCACCGCAACCAACGGCGCATCGAACCCCCCGGCCAAGCGCGCGACCGCCCGCAAAACCGCCACGCCGGAACCCCCCGCACAGCGGGCCCCCCGCAAGACCACCCCGGCGAACAACCCCCCGGAGGAAACCCCTTAG
- a CDS encoding WhiB family transcriptional regulator — protein sequence MNTATAVTTTLATLLPLSDARGWHRAACRGDPNHEAWFPYPSDDFGYARAICAGCPIRAGCAEFAADTGQSGVWGGREYDRGRLVRE from the coding sequence ATGAACACCGCAACCGCCGTCACCACCACCCTGGCCACACTGCTCCCGCTCTCGGACGCGCGGGGCTGGCACCGGGCCGCCTGCCGGGGCGATCCGAACCACGAGGCGTGGTTCCCGTACCCGTCGGACGACTTCGGCTACGCCCGCGCGATCTGCGCGGGCTGCCCGATCCGCGCCGGGTGCGCGGAGTTCGCCGCGGACACCGGCCAGTCCGGGGTCTGGGGCGGGCGCGAGTACGACCGCGGCCGGCTCGTGCGGGAGTGA
- a CDS encoding Ku protein encodes MRAIWKGSIAFGLVNVPVKVYTATEDHDIRFHQVHAKDGGRIKYDRVCSVCGESVQYADIDKAYESPEGAKVVLTDEDFAKLPAAEKHEIPVLQFVPSEQIDPILFEKSYYLEPDSTTPKAYVLLAATLERIDRTALVHFTLRQKTRLAALRVHDGVLLLQTLLWPDEVRAVDFESLQDVSKPRPQEISMAETLVESMSDDFEPEQFTDEFQIELRKVLDEAIANGSDTLVSRPEPEKEQVDAEVVDLVAALQRSLEASGRRAAGGTAAKKAPAKKTASKAAAKEPAKKTAAKKSASTAQKSTAKKSTARKAPAKKAQERKGA; translated from the coding sequence ATGCGGGCTATCTGGAAGGGCTCGATCGCGTTCGGGCTGGTGAACGTCCCGGTGAAGGTCTACACCGCCACCGAGGACCACGACATCCGGTTCCATCAGGTGCACGCCAAGGACGGCGGGCGGATCAAGTACGACCGGGTGTGCAGCGTCTGCGGGGAATCCGTGCAGTACGCCGACATCGACAAGGCCTACGAGTCGCCGGAGGGCGCGAAGGTCGTGCTCACCGACGAGGACTTCGCCAAGCTCCCCGCCGCGGAGAAGCACGAGATCCCGGTGCTGCAGTTCGTCCCCTCCGAGCAGATCGACCCGATCCTGTTCGAGAAGAGCTACTACCTCGAGCCGGACTCCACGACGCCGAAGGCGTACGTGCTGCTCGCCGCGACCCTCGAGCGCATCGACCGCACCGCGCTTGTGCACTTCACGCTGCGGCAGAAGACCAGGCTGGCCGCGCTCCGGGTGCACGACGGGGTGCTGCTGCTGCAGACCCTGCTCTGGCCCGACGAGGTGCGCGCGGTCGACTTCGAATCGCTGCAGGACGTCTCGAAGCCGCGCCCGCAGGAGATCTCCATGGCGGAGACGCTGGTCGAGTCGATGTCCGACGACTTCGAGCCGGAGCAGTTCACCGACGAGTTCCAGATCGAGCTGCGCAAGGTGCTGGACGAGGCGATCGCCAACGGCTCGGACACCCTGGTGAGCCGCCCGGAGCCGGAGAAGGAGCAGGTCGACGCCGAGGTGGTGGACCTGGTCGCCGCGCTGCAGCGCAGCCTGGAGGCGAGCGGGCGCCGGGCGGCGGGCGGTACGGCCGCGAAGAAGGCGCCCGCGAAGAAGACCGCGAGCAAGGCCGCGGCCAAGGAGCCTGCCAAGAAGACCGCGGCGAAGAAGTCCGCGAGCACCGCGCAGAAGAGCACCGCGAAGAAGAGCACCGCGCGCAAGGCGCCCGCGAAGAAGGCGCAGGAACGCAAGGGCGCCTGA
- a CDS encoding lycopene cyclase family protein, producing the protein MADSAHGPFDVVVCGQGPAGRALAHRCLAHGRTVAVVDPAPERRWRATYAVWADELPDWLDRAVVAATVPEPVAWGRVEHRLERAYAVLDTGRLQEALAPAGAAVFADRATRLEPHGVTLASGATVRGERVIDARGLRRDPARAEQTAHGVLVPADRVRGTETLFMDWRRDNGADPAAPPSFLYAVPLGPETVLLEETCLAGRPALDDAELRRRLHHRLAARDIPLTGAEEVERVRFPVQGGRPGPGRFGAAGGLLHPATGYSVAASLAAADTVATGGTLWTPRARAVAGLRAAGLRALLALPPERVPDFFDAFFTLPPRRQRAYLSGPDDLAGVLAAMAGLFPQLPRRTRLDVARATLDLRVRSQRPGGSAMME; encoded by the coding sequence ATGGCGGATTCCGCACACGGGCCGTTCGACGTGGTGGTCTGCGGGCAGGGCCCGGCCGGACGCGCGCTCGCGCACCGCTGCCTGGCGCACGGCCGGACCGTCGCGGTGGTGGATCCGGCGCCGGAGCGGCGCTGGCGGGCCACCTACGCGGTGTGGGCGGACGAGCTCCCGGACTGGCTGGATCGGGCTGTCGTCGCGGCGACGGTGCCGGAGCCGGTGGCGTGGGGGCGGGTCGAGCATCGGCTGGAGCGCGCCTACGCGGTGCTCGACACCGGGCGGCTGCAGGAGGCGCTGGCACCCGCCGGTGCGGCGGTCTTCGCCGACCGGGCCACGCGCCTGGAGCCGCACGGCGTCACCCTGGCCTCCGGCGCGACGGTGCGCGGCGAGCGGGTGATCGACGCGCGCGGGCTGCGCCGCGATCCGGCGCGCGCCGAGCAGACCGCGCACGGCGTGCTCGTCCCGGCCGACCGAGTGCGCGGCACGGAGACGCTCTTCATGGACTGGCGCCGGGACAACGGCGCCGACCCCGCCGCGCCGCCCTCCTTCCTCTACGCGGTGCCGCTCGGCCCGGAGACCGTCCTGCTGGAGGAGACCTGCCTGGCCGGGCGCCCCGCGCTGGACGACGCCGAGCTGCGCCGCCGCCTGCACCACCGCCTCGCCGCCCGCGACATCCCGCTGACCGGCGCCGAGGAGGTCGAGCGGGTGCGCTTCCCGGTCCAGGGCGGCAGGCCGGGGCCGGGGCGGTTCGGCGCGGCGGGCGGGCTGCTGCACCCGGCCACCGGCTACAGCGTCGCGGCCTCGCTCGCCGCCGCCGACACGGTCGCTACCGGCGGCACCCTGTGGACGCCGCGGGCGCGTGCGGTCGCGGGGCTGCGCGCGGCCGGGCTGCGCGCGCTGCTCGCGCTGCCGCCCGAGCGGGTGCCGGACTTCTTCGACGCCTTCTTCACGCTGCCGCCGCGGCGGCAGCGGGCTTACCTCTCCGGCCCTGACGACCTGGCCGGGGTGCTCGCCGCCATGGCCGGGCTCTTCCCGCAACTCCCCCGCCGCACCCGCCTCGACGTCGCCCGCGCCACGCTCGACCTGCGCGTCCGCTCGCAGAGACCGGGCGGTTCGGCCATGATGGAGTGA
- a CDS encoding DM13 domain-containing protein, which produces MSRIRALARKPLTWIAVGVLGIGAGAGLALFQPWRLVTNTTVNEAAPTVPGNGSGAADAQPRLLARGDFVAHEHDTTGSAVVIALPDGSRVLRLENLDTSNGPDLHVWLTDAPVLPGTDGWFVFDDGAHTDLGALAGNRGNQNYPIPPETDLAALTSIAIWCDRFDVSFGAAELRPA; this is translated from the coding sequence GTGTCCCGCATCCGCGCCCTCGCCCGCAAGCCGCTCACCTGGATCGCCGTCGGCGTTCTCGGGATCGGCGCCGGCGCCGGGCTCGCCCTGTTCCAGCCGTGGCGGCTGGTCACGAACACCACCGTGAACGAGGCGGCGCCGACCGTGCCGGGCAACGGCTCCGGCGCCGCGGACGCGCAGCCCCGGCTGCTCGCCCGCGGCGACTTCGTGGCACACGAGCACGACACCACCGGCTCCGCGGTGGTCATCGCGCTCCCGGACGGCAGCCGGGTGCTCCGACTGGAGAACCTGGACACCTCCAACGGCCCTGACCTGCACGTCTGGCTCACCGACGCCCCGGTCCTGCCGGGCACGGACGGCTGGTTCGTCTTCGATGACGGCGCGCACACCGACCTCGGCGCGCTCGCGGGCAACCGCGGCAACCAGAACTACCCGATCCCGCCGGAGACCGACCTCGCCGCACTGACCAGCATCGCCATCTGGTGCGACCGCTTCGACGTCTCCTTCGGCGCCGCCGAGCTGCGCCCGGCCTGA
- a CDS encoding VWA domain-containing protein, whose product MGTHRSSESGSRGVSAGVIAVIVAVVVLIAAVVGYLQLRESGDSRDTAAAAECVEGTATLDVTVDPVLADPVRAVADRYNATAPRVRDHCAEVHVTARASADVAAALAAGTWTSPLGAQPALWIPDSTRSVEAVRVPGLIEGNPTSVATSAIVLAVSEPLRAALDQAKAAWSDLPRLQQGSLSEIGLSGWGGLRMALPAGDTATAAAVAVGSSLSGVDPLTVEAAKTGQVVSAISVLAADAPQSADPLTALVQAAAENPDAPVHAVAATEQQVKAQAGAAVYRPIGAAPLADYPAALMTGAWVDETENLIAGLFTDYLRAPAQSVLLAQAGFTAPMAAPAPDRATLDAVRQTLENPVLGVSTTVLLDVSSSMGTREGTMTRLANALAALRSSLTTLPPDFGLGVWTFGKNLDGSKPYQVQTPTAALTDTQRSSLDTALGAVKPSETKTDQAYPTVLAAYQEVAGKPAAGRTNSILLITDGPDDDSAITGAQLLSRIAEAGGAAPVRIDVVVIGTGDGDTLRTLAANTGGTYATVPSTNDLKFGTAVVQALTNP is encoded by the coding sequence GTGGGAACTCATCGCAGCAGCGAATCCGGTTCGCGGGGCGTCAGCGCGGGCGTCATCGCCGTGATCGTGGCGGTGGTGGTGCTGATCGCGGCGGTCGTCGGCTACCTCCAGCTGCGCGAAAGCGGTGACAGCCGCGACACCGCCGCCGCCGCGGAGTGCGTGGAGGGCACCGCCACGCTGGACGTGACGGTCGACCCGGTGCTGGCCGACCCGGTCCGCGCCGTCGCCGACCGATACAACGCCACCGCGCCGCGGGTGCGCGACCACTGCGCCGAGGTGCACGTGACGGCGCGCGCCTCCGCCGACGTGGCCGCCGCGCTCGCCGCGGGCACCTGGACCTCGCCGCTCGGGGCGCAGCCCGCGCTCTGGATCCCGGACTCCACCCGCTCGGTCGAGGCGGTCCGGGTGCCTGGATTGATCGAGGGCAACCCCACCTCGGTGGCGACCAGCGCCATCGTGCTCGCCGTTTCCGAGCCGCTGCGCGCCGCGCTCGACCAGGCCAAGGCTGCCTGGTCGGATCTGCCCCGGCTGCAGCAGGGGTCGCTGAGCGAGATCGGGCTGAGCGGCTGGGGCGGGCTGCGCATGGCGCTGCCCGCGGGCGACACCGCGACCGCGGCGGCGGTCGCCGTCGGCTCCTCGCTCTCCGGCGTCGACCCGCTCACCGTCGAGGCCGCGAAGACCGGTCAGGTGGTCTCCGCCATCTCGGTGCTCGCCGCCGACGCGCCGCAGTCCGCCGACCCGCTGACCGCGCTCGTCCAGGCCGCCGCCGAGAACCCGGACGCGCCGGTGCACGCCGTCGCCGCGACCGAGCAGCAGGTCAAGGCCCAGGCGGGGGCCGCGGTCTACCGGCCGATCGGGGCCGCGCCGCTGGCCGACTACCCGGCCGCGCTGATGACCGGCGCCTGGGTGGACGAGACCGAGAACCTGATCGCCGGGCTCTTCACCGACTACCTGCGCGCCCCCGCGCAGTCCGTGCTGCTCGCCCAGGCCGGGTTCACCGCGCCCATGGCCGCGCCCGCGCCGGACCGGGCCACGCTCGACGCCGTGCGGCAGACCCTCGAGAACCCGGTGCTCGGCGTGAGCACGACGGTGCTGCTCGACGTCTCGTCCTCCATGGGCACCAGGGAGGGCACGATGACCCGGCTGGCGAACGCGCTGGCCGCGCTGCGCTCGTCGCTCACCACGCTGCCGCCGGACTTCGGGCTCGGCGTCTGGACCTTCGGCAAGAACCTGGACGGCAGCAAGCCGTACCAGGTGCAGACCCCGACCGCCGCGCTCACCGACACCCAGCGCAGCAGCCTGGACACCGCGCTCGGCGCGGTCAAGCCGTCCGAGACCAAGACCGATCAGGCGTACCCGACCGTGCTCGCCGCCTACCAGGAGGTGGCGGGAAAGCCGGCCGCCGGCCGCACCAACTCGATCCTGCTGATCACCGACGGCCCGGACGACGACTCCGCGATCACCGGCGCGCAGCTGCTCTCCCGGATCGCCGAGGCGGGCGGGGCGGCGCCGGTGCGGATCGACGTGGTCGTCATCGGCACCGGCGACGGCGACACGCTGCGCACCCTGGCCGCGAACACCGGCGGCACCTACGCCACCGTCCCCTCCACGAACGACCTCAAGTTCGGCACCGCCGTCGTGCAGGCGCTCACCAACCCCTGA
- a CDS encoding HNH endonuclease produces MTLSVVRSHPPPTVENWIHASVLVLNASYQALHEVTADRAVTLVLAGAAEAMFAREPYFPIRSQRHEIALPETIRLLRYVHVAQRPAVHDESQATAAGVLRRDDRRCGYCGARAHTVDHIRPRSRGGPNTWANLVACCAPCNTAKADRTPEEAGLTLLWQPKAPDPLAKRQRDIWRRLAE; encoded by the coding sequence ATGACGCTCTCCGTCGTCCGTTCGCACCCCCCGCCCACCGTCGAGAACTGGATCCACGCCAGCGTGCTCGTGCTGAACGCCAGCTACCAGGCGCTGCACGAGGTCACCGCCGACCGCGCCGTCACCCTGGTGCTGGCCGGGGCGGCGGAGGCCATGTTCGCCCGCGAGCCCTACTTCCCGATCCGCTCGCAGCGCCACGAGATCGCGCTGCCGGAGACGATCCGGCTGCTGCGGTACGTGCACGTGGCGCAGCGGCCCGCCGTGCACGACGAGAGCCAGGCGACCGCGGCCGGTGTGCTGCGCCGGGACGACCGGCGCTGCGGCTACTGCGGCGCGCGGGCGCACACCGTCGACCACATCCGGCCGCGCAGCAGGGGCGGCCCGAACACCTGGGCCAACCTCGTCGCCTGCTGCGCGCCCTGCAACACCGCCAAGGCAGACCGGACGCCGGAGGAGGCGGGGCTGACGCTGCTCTGGCAACCGAAGGCCCCCGACCCGCTGGCCAAGCGGCAGCGCGACATCTGGCGCCGGCTCGCCGAGTGA